One genomic window of Sylvia atricapilla isolate bSylAtr1 unplaced genomic scaffold, bSylAtr1.pri scaffold_141_arrow_ctg1, whole genome shotgun sequence includes the following:
- the LOC136374812 gene encoding LOW QUALITY PROTEIN: zinc finger protein 850-like (The sequence of the model RefSeq protein was modified relative to this genomic sequence to represent the inferred CDS: inserted 1 base in 1 codon; substituted 1 base at 1 genomic stop codon) encodes MSREAQADTELSTEPGQDKAPRQKLVPEALWSGSTAQESNGEEKARRSRTRRGCKRTSRGSQEERPTLGQSSELGVPERRHAGEKPHKCSDCEKSFKSRSVLITHQRIHTGERPYECGDCGKSFRQRPHLTAHKMIHTNKGPYECGECVKSFRGRSELITHQRSHTGERPYECDQCRKRFQTSSDLLRHQRIHTDERPFRCPDCGLSFKQNSALINHRRIHTGERPYECGECGKSFRQSSTLTTHKRIHTGERPYECGECGKSFSCSSALIVHQRTHTGERPYECPQCGKCFRRKSTLIKHHRIHTGERPYECSQCGKRFSSRSHLILHKQIHTGERPYECDQCGKRFQTSFTLLRHQRIHTDEKPFHCPDCGKAFKKNAYLVIHQRIHTGERPYECPQCGKTFSDRHILIRHKMIHSGERPYECDQCGKTFSDRRNLIRHKMIHSGERPYKCDQCGKSFRQSSTLTTHKRIHTGERPYECGECGKSFSCTSALIVHQRTHTGARPYECPQCGKRFSHSSTLTKHQRSHAGEKPHKCSDCEKSFRWRYMLITHQRIHTGERPYECGECGKSFLHRSHLTVHKRTHSGERPYECDQCRKRFHTSSSLLLHQRIHTDEKPFRCPECIKGFKQKTGLISHQRIHTGEKPYECDQCRKSFRSSSDLRIHHRTHTDERPFRCPDCGMSFKRNSNLIVHKRIHTGERPYECGECGKSFSCSSTLTTHKRIHTGERPYECGECGKSFSLSSALIVHQRTHTGERPNECDQCRVRFLTSSHLLQHQRIHTGEKPFRCPDCNKGFKQKSSLNTHQRIHTGERPYECPQCGKNFSMRSKLNAHMFMHTGERPYECDQCRKRFLTTSNLLRHQRIHTDEKPFRCPECNKGFKHKSNLITHQRIHTGERPYECPQCGKSFKSRSVLITHQRIHTGERPYECGDCGKSFRQRPHLTAHKMIHTNKGPYECGECVKSFRGRSELITHQRSHTGERPYECDQCRKRFQTSSDLLRHQRIHTDERPFRCPDCGMSFKQNSALINHRCIHTGERPYECGECGKSFRQSSTLTTHKRIHTGERPYECGECGKSFSCSSALIVHQRTHTGERPYECPQCGKCFRRKSTLIKHHRIHTGERPYECSQCGKRFSSRSHLILHKQIHTGERPYECDQCGKRFQTSYTLLRHQRIHTDEKPFHCPDCGKAFKKNAYLVIHQRIHTGERPYECPQCGKTFSDRHILIRHKMIHSGERPYECDQCGKTFSDRRNLIRHKMIHSGERPYKCDQCGKSFRQSSALTTHKRIHTGERPYECGECGKSFSCTSALIVHQRTHTGARPYECPQCGKRFSHSSTLTQHKRRQHXGKPWXCPECGKSFVRCSSSIPHGRIRAG; translated from the exons atgtcCCGGGAGGCgcaggcag aCACGGAGCTGAGCACGGAGCCCGGGCAGGACAAAGCCCCGCGGCAGAAGCTGGTGCCAGAGGCCCTTTGGAGCGGCTCCACGGCACAGGAATCCAACGGGGAGGAAAAGGCCCGGAGATCCCGCACCAGGAGGGGCTGCAAACGCACATCTCGGGGCTCCCAGGAGGAAAGACCCACCCTGGGGCAGAGCTCGGAGCTGGGGGTCCCTGAGCGGCGTCACGCTGGGGAGAAGCCCCACAAGTGCTCGGATTGCGAGAAGAGCTTCAAATCCAGATCTGTGCTGATCACACACCAGAGGATCCACACGGGAGAACggccctacgagtgtggggattgtgggaagagcttcaggcAGAGGCCCCACCTGACTGCCCACAAGATGATCCACACCAATAAAGggccctacgagtgtggggAGTGTGTCAAGAGCTTCAGGGGGAGATCTGAGCTTATCACACACCAGAGGAGCCACACaggggagaggccctacgagtgtgaCCAATGCAGGAAGAGGTTTCAGACCAGTTCTGATCTTCTCAGGCACCAGCGGATTCACACAGATGAGAGGCCCTTCCGCTGCCCTGACTGCGGGTTGAGCTTCAAGCAAAACTCCGCCCTCATAAACCACCGGCGCATCCACaccggggagaggccctacgagtgtggggagtgtgggaagagcttcaggcAGAGCTCAACCCTGACCACACACAAGAGGATCCACACCGGagagaggccctacgagtgtggggagtgtgggaagagctttagTTGCAGCTCCGCCCTTATCGTCCACCAGAGAACCCACACCGGagagaggccctacgagtgtccccagtgtgggaaATGCTTCAGGAGGAAATCCACCCTGATCAAACACCATAGGATCCATACaggggagaggccctacgagtgttCCCAGTGTGGGAAGAGATTCAGCAGTCGCTCCCACCTAATTCTCCACAAGCAAATCCACACAGGAGAGAGACCCTACGAGTGTGACCAATGCGGGAAGAGGTTTCAGACCAGCTTTACTCTCCTCCGGCACCAGCGCATTCACACGGATGAGAAACCCTTCCACTGCCCCGACTGCGGGAAGGCCTTCAAGAAAAACGCCTACCTAGTCATTCACCAGCGAATCCACACCGGtgagaggccctacgagtgtccccagtgtgggaagaCATTCAGCGATAGGCACATCTTGATCAGACACAAGATGATTCACAgtggggagaggccctacgagtgtgaCCAGTGTGGGAAGACATTCAGCGATAGGCGCAACTTGATCAGACACAAGATGATTCACAGtggggagaggccctacaaGTGTGaccagtgtgggaagagcttcaggcAGAGCTCAACCCTGACCACACACAAGAGGATCCACACCGGagagaggccctacgagtgtggggagtgtgggaagagctttagTTGCACCTCTGCCCTTATCGTCCACCAGAGAACCCACACCGGAGCAAGGCCCTacgagtgtccccagtgtgggaagagATTCTCACACAGCTCAACCTTGACCAAACACCAACGGA GTCACGCTGGGGAGAAGCCCCACAAGTGCTCGGATTGCGAGAAGAGCTTCAGGTGGAGATATATGCTGATCACACACCAGAGGATCCACACGGGAGAACggccctacgagtgtggggagtgtgggaagagcttcctGCACAGGTCCCACCTGACTGTTCACAAGAGAACACACAGTGGagagaggccctacgagtgtgaCCAATGCAGGAAGAGGTTTCACACCAGCTCCAGTCTCCTCCTGCACCAGCGTATTCACACGGATGAGAAGCCCTTCCGCTGCCCCGAGTGCATCAAAGGATTCAAGCAAAAGACCGGCCTCATCAGCCACCAGCGCATCCACACCGGGGAGAAGCCCTACGAGTGTGACCAATGCAGGAAGAGCTTTCGGAGCAGTTCTGATCTTCGCATCCACCACCGGACTCACACAGATGAGAGGCCCTTCCGATGCCCCGACTGCGGGATGAGCTTCAAGCGAAACTCCAACCTCATCGTCCATAAACGCATCCACACCGGGGAGAGGCCCTATgagtgtggggagtgtgggaagagcttcagctgcagctcaACCCTGACCACACACAAGAGGATCCACACCGGagagaggccctacgagtgtggggagtgtgggaagagctttagTTTAAGCTCTGCCCTTATCGTCCACCAGAGAACTCACACTGGAGAGAGGCCCAACGAGTGTGACCAATGCAGGGTGAGGTTTCTTACCAGCTCCCATCTTCTCCAGCACCAGCGGATTCACACAGGTGAGAAACCCTTCCGCTGCCCCGACTGCAACAAAGGATTCAAGCAAAAGTCCAGCCTCAACACCCACCAGCGCATCCACaccggggagaggccctacgagtgtccccagtgtgggaagaACTTCAGCATGAGATCCAAGCTGAATGCCCACATGTTTATGCACaccggggagaggccctacgagtgtgaCCAATGCAGGAAGAGGTTTCTGACCACCTCCAATCTCCTCAGGCACCAGCGGATTCACACGGATGAGAAGCCCTTCCGCTGCCCCGAGTGCAACAAAGGATTCAAGCACAAGTCCAACCTCATCACCCACCAGCGCATCCACaccggggagaggccctacgagtgtccccagtgtgggaaAAG CTTCAAATCCAGATCTGTGCTGATCACACACCAGAGGATCCACACGGGAGAACggccctacgagtgtggggattgtgggaagagcttcaggcAGAGGCCCCACCTGACTGCCCACAAGATGATCCACACCAATAAAGggccctacgagtgtggggAGTGTGTCAAGAGCTTCAGGGGGAGATCTGAGCTGATCACACACCAGAGGAGCCACACaggggagaggccctacgagtgtgaCCAATGCAGGAAGAGGTTTCAGACCAGTTCTGATCTTCTGAGGCACCAGCGGATTCACACAGATGAGAGGCCCTTCCGCTGCCCTGACTGCGGGATGAGCTTCAAGCAAAACTCCGCCCTCATAAACCACCGGTGCATCCACaccggggagaggccctacgagtgtggggagtgtgggaagagcttcaggcAGAGCTCAACCCTGACCACACACAAGAGGATCCACACCGGagagaggccctacgagtgtggggaatgtgggaagagctttagTTGCAGCTCCGCCCTTATCGTCCACCAGAGAACCCACACCGGAGAGAGGCCCTAtgagtgtccccagtgtgggaaATGCTTCAGGAGGAAATCCACCCTGATCAAACACCATAGGATCCATACaggggagaggccctacgagtgttCCCAGTGTGGGAAGAGATTCAGCAGTCGCTCCCACCTAATTCTCCACAAGCAAATCCACACAGGAGAGAGACCCTACGAGTGTGACCAATGCGGGAAGAGGTTTCAGACCAGCTATACTCTCCTCCGGCACCAGCGCATTCACACGGATGAGAAACCCTTCCACTGCCCCGACTGCGGGAAGGCCTTCAAGAAAAACGCCTACCTAGTCATTCACCAGCGAATCCACACCGGtgagaggccctacgagtgtccccagtgtgggaagaCATTCAGCGATAGGCACATCTTGATCAGACACAAGATGATTCACAgtggggagaggccctacgagtgtgaCCAGTGTGGGAAGACATTCAGCGATAGGCGCAACTTGATCAGACACAAGATGATTCACAGtggggagaggccctacaaGTGTGaccagtgtgggaagagcttcaggcagagctcagccctgacCACACACAAGAGGATCCACACCGGagagaggccctacgagtgtggggagtgtgggaagagctttagTTGCACCTCTGCCCTTATCGTCCACCAGAGAACCCACACCGGAGCAAGGCCCTacgagtgtccccagtgtgggaagagATTCTCACACAGCTCAACCTTGACCCAACACAAACGGAGGCAGCACTGAGGGAAGCCCT AGTGCCccgagtgtgggaagagcttcgtgcgctgctccagctccatcccccatGGGAGGATCCGCGCTGGATGA